In a single window of the Scophthalmus maximus strain ysfricsl-2021 chromosome 18, ASM2237912v1, whole genome shotgun sequence genome:
- the dtl gene encoding denticleless protein homolog — translation MLFRSIVDRGVGKRRQNALPADPRPRYPLSSLLDGFQCVRHDEHISYGNLGDSVPPFGLAFASAGNLRNVLAAANEEGIVRIYNTESREKALLKEWLAHENAVFDIAWVPGEPQLVTAAGDQMARLWDVKTGDMLGSFKGHLCSLKSVAFTPQDKAVFCTGARDGNIMVWDTRCSKKDGFYRQVKQISGAHNKAETHPPSKTKKRRSSTRGMAPSVDTQQSVTVVLFRDQHTLISSGAVDGVIKLWDLRKNYTAHRQDPVPLQSFLYPGSCMRMRLGYSGLVLDSTRSNVMCNCTDDNIYMFNVSGVKTAPVATFSGHQNSSFYIKSTISPDDQFLASGSSDNHTYIWKISDPQHPPMTLQGHNEEVTSVAWCPTDFSKIASCSDDHTVRIWRLHREMDGARSAVGDVNLVGRAHPKSPTRPLIGAEVTPAKAQRTESLRGLASPQLAACAPSGAALPLPSSTVSPVPSQEAKAAAVRQRTPSSIKQWLSPSRGSPGQVTPPLRRVLSPCPQSPASSNSPTERRAKRRLETGASSGCEGTEQCDCVAELYPAAKRVRTLSGLCCPVQESMVQTDCHTEDKLASSRLSGKENLSPGRTDWLSVLGQKMKKGHGSPITPRSPSASKKQEGKTPASPTIRSPQTMKKISTYFTRPTLE, via the exons CGCTCCCTGCGGATCCTCGGCCCAGGTATCCTCTGAGCTCTCTGCTGGACGGCTTCCAGTGCGTGCGACACGATGAGCACATCTCCTACGGGAACCTGGGGGACTCCGTGCCACCGTTTGGACTTGCCTTCGCCTCCG CCGGGAATCTGCGCAATGTCCTTGCAGCGGCTAACGAAGAAGGCATCGTGAGGATCTACAACACGGAGAGCAGAGAAAAGGCGCTTCTTAAAG AATGGCTGGCTCATGAGAATGCTGTCTTCGACATTGCCTGGGTGCCGGGGGAGCCTCAGTTG GTGACTGCTGCAGGTGATCAGATGGCCCGGCTGTGGGATGTGAAGACAGGAGACATGCTGGGCAGCTTCAAGGGCCACCTCTGCAGCCTTAAGTCTGTAGCCTTCACGCCTCAGGACAAAG CTGTGTTCTGCACCGGAGCCAGAGATGGAAATATTATGGTCTGGGACACCAGGTGCAGCAAAAAAG ATGGTTTCTACAGACAAGTGAAACAGATCAGTGGCGCTCACAACAAAGCGGAGACACACCCCCCGTCTAAAACCAAGAAGCGACGGAGCAGCACACGCGGCATGGCTCCCAGTGTG GACACCCAGCAGAGTGTCACAGTGGTTTTGTTTCGGGATCAAcacaccctcatctcctctgggGCTGTTGACGG AGTTATCAAGTTATGGGATCTGAGGAAGAACTACACTGCTCACCGTCAGGATCCCGTTCCCCTGCAGTCGTTCCTGTACCCGGGCTCTTGCATGCGCATGCGACTGG GTTATTCCGGGCTTGTTCTGGACTCCACGAGATCCAATGTCATGTGCAACTGCACCGATGATAATATCTACATGTTCAATGTCAGCGGAGTAAAGACGGCTCCAG TGGCAACGTTCAGTGGCCACCAGAACTCCTCATTCTATATCAAGTCCACTATAAGCCCAGACGACCAGTTCTTGGCCAGTGGCTCAAGCGACAATCACACGTACATCTGGAAG atctctGATCCTCAACATCCTCCCATGACGCTTCAAGGCCACAATGAGGAAGTGACATCTGTTGCATGGTGCCCAACAGATTTCTCTAAG ATCGCTTCCTGCTCAGATGACCACACCGTCCGGATCTGGAGGCTTCACCGGGAAATGGATGGAGCACGGTCTGCAGTGGGGGATGTCAACCTTGTGGGCCGGGCACATCCTAAATCTCCCACAA GGCCTTTAATCGGAGCTGAGGTAACTCCTGCCAAGGCCCAGAGGACGGAGAGTCTTCGAGGCCTGGCCTCGCCCCAGCTCGCTGCTTGTGCACCCAGCGGTGCCGCCCTGCCACTGCCCTCCAGCACAGTTTCACCCGTCCCGTCGCAGGAGGCGAAGGCTGCTGCCGTTCGCCAGAGAACGCCATCCTCCATCAAACAGTGGTTATCGCCCAGCCGCGGGTCTCCTGGCCAGgtcacccctcctctccgcaGGGTGCTGAGCCCGTGTCCCCAGAGTCCGGCGAGTAGCAACTCTCCCACCGAGCGACGGGCCAAACGCAGGCTGGAGACCGGTGCGTCTTCAGGCTGCGAGGGTACAGAACAATGTGACTGCGTCGCCGAACTTTACCCCGCGGCCAAGAGAGTCCGGACCCTCTCTGGTCTCTGCTGCCCTGTTCAGGAGAGCATGGTGCAAACAGACTGTCACACAGAGGACAAGTTAGCCTCCTCTAGACTGAGCGGTAAGGAGAATTTGTCTCCTGGAAGAACGGACTGGCTGTCGGTGTTGGGCCAAAAGATGAAGAAAGGCCACGGAAGCCCGATCACTCCCAGAAGTCCCAGTGCCTCGAAGAAACAGGAAGGGAAAACACCAGCTTCACCG acaatCCGCTCACCGCAAACCATGAAGAAAATCTCGACATATTTCACGCGACCCACTCTGGAGTGA